In the genome of Arctopsyche grandis isolate Sample6627 chromosome 13, ASM5162203v2, whole genome shotgun sequence, the window TCCATTTAGCAAGTTTGCATGCATTGTTCCGTAGCTCGTTGGCTAAAACTGCACCTCTTTGGGTGTCGAGTTTTTGACGCCATTCAACGCCATTAGCGGCTTTAGAGTCCCATTCGTTCAAAGCTTTCACCGTTAAGAATTGCAGTTCACCAGTCGGACCATATACAACTGCGTCATGCTCACATCTAGCCACTAATACCTGAAATAAAAGTTCAAAATTTCAATTGTAATGAAGAGGTTCAGTACTAATTCAATCGGTCATAAAtgcatttaaacaaataatacatacaacatcatTATTCAGGTCCCATTTTCTATAGCGGTAACCGACAGAGGCTACTTCTCCCTCTTCATCTTCGGCTATGAAAGGATTCGGTTCAGGGAATTTAAAGCGAGCTTCGCCAGCTGCACTGCGTAATACTTGTTGGCTGAAATTATGATTGATGAAAGTCGCCTCGAGCGCCAAATTTTGCGGTGAGTTCAGAGATGTGCTTTCATCCTGTGGAGGCTCGACAGACGTCTCGTTGACAGTCAACAAATCAAATTCAGTTCCGTCGCGTTTATCCATAAAGACTTTGTCgcctaaaataaataagtatgtatagtaaaatatagactataaaaatctaaaaataaagtgaaaaatccTTACCAATCTTTTCAATGACAACATCCCAAGAGTAGTTTGATCGTGTACAGCACATAATAGTAGCTAAAATTGTATCTGTAGCATATACAGTACCCACAGTTTTAGATAGCTTACGGATGATAGGATCGTCAGTAGTTGTAACctaaaatgcaattatttataGCAttcgttttattgtattattataaataaatagtacacgATTCGTAATGTAATACTAACAGTGTGGAATATCCTATCAATCATCTGAAGAGGTTTTTCATGTTTCACATTGACACGATCGTACATTTTGTCATAGTACTCGAGAGTACCACAGCACGAAATGTCTTCacctgtaataaaattaattgtaataaaatattaaatttgtattaaaaagaaaataacgtgtataataaaataaaatagcactACCATCTTTGACTCCTGGTAAGGAGAGCTTAGACAGCCGCAAGAAGTCCATCTCTTCGATGGTGACCCAGTCAGGTTTGACTGTGACGGAAGCGTCGCGAATCTTGTGCGGAGCTCCGCGAGGTCCCCATCGTTTCATACGTTTCGGATCACGTGGTTTTCCACGCCCCCCGAGAGGAGGCAAGCCACGACCGCGACCTCGCCCTCGTTGATTTCCACGGAATCGTCCACGTTGGTATGGTGGTCTCGGCTCGCGAGAAGTATCCACCAAGTGGAAAGTAGTTTCGTCTTCTTCATGGAAGTACGCATACTGATTACCACCTCCAAATTGAGATGTGTATTTATCTGGAACGAGACAAACAATGCCGATACAgattatgcatatattttacaCTAAATGTGTATAACAAAAATTAAGCCTGATTAATATAATTAGCTTCTTAGTAAGTAGATTGAGTATGACATAAAATTTTAGGATAAACATTATCAGAATATAAGTACAGCgtcttaaattaaatattcattgtgTATAAACATTTACAATGTAAAGTTGAAAGTTAGTTTGTTTATCAGTTATACAACTTTATAGTTTTCAATTCAGAATCATCAAATTTGGAACAGACAAGACTATTTTTGGAAGGAGTTTAAGCTTGAAGTCAAGGAGCCTTCAAACAAAATTTAAGCTATCACCCAACACTGGGAAATTCAGCTATCGTTAAATAAACAGAAATTTAGATACATGAGTAAAAAGCTTCTTATTACATATCAAAACAAACAGTACTTTAAGCAATCAAGTTCTATGATATTAAGCTTCACACAAATCGAAATGTAAGCGTCAGCGTTCTGTACTTATCGCATAAATGCCATTATTCATGTACACACATCACAGTTAGGTTATGTCACTCAGTCAAAAATTTGACATACTGGGGAGAAAATTGACAATTGTCAATAGGTTATGATACTGACTGGCATATCGTTTATCCTGCATGCAGGTCCAATCGCTGATCTTTCCCAGCCTGTCGCCCTTGCTGAAGGGCTGGTAAGGCATGTCGCGGAAGCGCGCCAAAACCTCGCAAGGACCCCATCCGAACGGGTTGTCCTGGATGACGGGAGCGTTGAAAGTGGCCACGCCCGAGTTCGACTCTTCGGCCGAGTTGGAGTCTTCGGGAGCGGCGAGCGCCGAGAGGAGGGGCGCCGCTCCGTTCTCGGCGGCGGCGGCTTCGGCGGCTTCGGCGGCGGCGGCTTCGGTGGCTTCGGCCTCCGTCTCTTCGAGCTGAGGCGAGGGCGTAGCCCCGGCCTCGGCCGGGGGCGCCTCAACGGTCGTGGAGTCCGACATGTGTGAGTCGAGCTACACCACGAGGGCACCGACACGCCGGGATGGTCGTAACCTCGCCACTCACACCCATCACTTTCACCGCCGCTTGACGTGGCATTCCGAATTTCATATTGCGGAATACTTGCTAATTCATCACAgaacatattttgtattttattcagACACGTCGTattgagatatatatatatatataatacttcaataaatgaaatcaaattttaactagaaacaaaaaacctaactAGGTATTTATTGATTATATGAGCGCAACCGAGTATCgagtatgtatacaaatttacaCTAACAGACAAATATGTACACGACAGGTAAATTAATTTGATTGGCTCGCCAAGAATCGAAGTAAATAATTTTCTGTAATTTGTGAAATtgctttattttctattttaaataattaaaaatatttaatcaaaattttcctAACCAAATTCACcaaaaaagacaatttttacaCTGCAATGAACGCAAAAATTTCAATTGCCGTGAAAATCAACCCTGATTTTACCAAAtaactttaaatattttcttttgtccAAGTATATCCCAAATATTTAGGTATATTCTTCAATGTAGCGTCAATTACCTAAAGATAATTCATTTAACTGCCGTGCATTTGTTTGTGCTAGAGTAAGTGTGTATACTCGGTTTTGCCCATATGTATAACCAACTAGTATCCAAAACTATGTTGTAAACTCCGGTGGCTTTTACTGCAAATAAAATTACTTGACGGAAAATCgaaagatgaaaaaaattaaagtcgATTCATCGACTCGTCGTTAACGTAGGTGCCATGTGCCAGGGTTACATTATGTTGAAAGAAATAGATAACCTCGACCTACGGTAACAACAATTCGACggatcgattttaatttttcccatctttcgactttccttgcagtgacccagaccctGTAAACTCCATTTAAAGAAGCCATTGAAGCTTTTAGTAAAATTTAAACTGAACTGAAAATAAATGAGTAATTTTTCTGACTGGCAACACTGTCATTAATTCCAAATTATCCGTCAAATGACACTCGAAAGCGTTGTTCATGTGGAAATGCTACTCATGtttcaataaactaaataaaaaagatactTCGATATGGGAAATGAGCAAGAGAAAAAATTCGTATTCAAAGTAGCTAAATTTGAGCACACGAGTAAATCCAATAACAAAAAAAGAGCATGGAGATCCCTCAAACAAATATTAACCATGGAACGAGCTCTCATCTGGCCAGACGATGCTGTACTTTGTAAGTGgaacattccaaaaatattaattaattaatgctgAACCTACATAAGCATGTTTCTTTATTTCAGACTATTCAATCAACGCCCCTCCATCATTTAAACCCAACAGAAAATACTCTGATATATCAGGTTTAATGGCGCCATATACTGATCCTTATTCCAAATTATTCTACGCAAATGTCGATGAGTATGCGACGATACAAAAACTGCCCATGGATATTTCGGCAGGATATTTACAATTAAGAGGAGCTAGcagcattatttaaataaaatattcaaataagattaaaatatttatttaaaaaaatttaaaataaaaaaaaacacttatagAACCAAATTTAATTGCCATTTCAAAACTGAATCATAATGTGTATCAAATAAACTTTCGACGTATAAAAAGGCAGCTTTTTTATTGGCGTTTCATTTTCCACCCCAACCCAAGAAGCCTTTGACAAAACCAGTCAATCCGGCACCTTGTTTCTTCTCATTGCCCATTTTGTCCTCCAATGATGGGAACTCTACGAAATTGCAAGCAAGATCGAAAAATAGTGGCTTGCACGGAATCGCTTCCATCTCCGGTGGCAATTTGAAAACATTGGGGTTCTTTGTAAGAACATTAGAATCTTCAGCATATTCAGTAAGCCTATCGACGAGTGGTTTCTTGTGTTTCTGTCGTTTTCCTGATTGTGTGACGGCTTCGTCATCCTCATCTGCCAAGATAGACTGAGCATGTGCTGAACATTTAGAGCTGATAATACTTTTCTTCAATGCTTCTAACTTCTCAGACAATTTTTTATCTTCTAACTTCTTTGAAAGGCAATCGGTAGCATAAGTGTTAGCTCTATCATAAAGTGCGAAAGCTTCGCTCCATCTCCGCAAAGTGAGCAACACTTCAGCAATATAGAAACACCTGAACGCCTTATAAGCTTTCGCAATCATCACAATTTCCTTTTGATAAACAGCATCATCTTCGAATCCGACAAGACTCTGCAATTCGTTGACAGTTTGCAAGATGATTTCATATAATCGAGTCAGATCGTGCGGTCGTACTTTTTTGCCCTCCAGCTGAGTTTTGTTTTCCAAAGCTTCTCTAGCTTGGTCCACGAGATATTGATTCCGTTCGATTGTTCTCGTGAGTCGTACGTAAGTTAAGTATGAAAGAAGATTTTGCACGCCTGGTAACGGTGCGCCTGAAGATGAGCGAAGTTTGGGGTCCATTTTGACCTCATCTTTAACTGCAGAGATAGCATCTTTACAATCCATAAGTGCGTTTTCGATAAGTTCGATCTTTGCTAGGCAATTGGGAGCTCGTTCAACGGTCTTATCAAGGTCTTGTAAAGCGAGTAAGAAGAGCCTGGTTTTTTCGGGCCGGACGGTGATGCGTCTGCCTCTCCATTCCACTTCTTGCAGTGAACCAACGCGGCTCTCCctgataaacaaaaaataaattataaaccaCATTATCAAGTTATCAAGATCAGATCAAGCAAATctctatatacaatattttgaagtttatatttgtatataatttaaatcaattaacaACCTAGCTTGAGCCATAAGTGCGTCCAAATTATCGACCATTCCTTGTCCACGCATTTGCAACAGATCATCAATCGCCGATTTATCTCCAATGTTATAAGCACAATAACGTAAACTCGGTGCTAGCTCATCAATCTAAAACGACGCACTTTATAAATACTGAACAAAATGtttgataaattaataataacatcaacTGACGAAAACCTTttgcttataaattaattgTTCATCTTCGGACAGAGTCGCCAGTAACTTTTCATATACGACTTGAGCCTTCTTAAGATTTTCGGCAGCTGGTTTCCACAACTGCAATTCGAAATGCAATGAGCCGTGAATCCATGCGACATATGCCTGGGCTTCCAGTTTGGTTCGGGCGTCACAGTGTGGACTCtgtaatggtaaaaataaattaaaaaatattaaaataaggtTCCAACGATTTCCGTGATACTTACATCGCACAGTTCTTGAAGTTGCAAAGCGTACACACACGCTTTCCTCAACCTGCTTACGAGATGGAAACGTTTACGAGGCTCAGTGTTTGACTCTTGTCTCAGTTGCATAGCGTGAGCCCAACAACGTTCGGCTAGAATTAGAGGAGCTCTTAGAAGCCGTTCATCAGCTCTGGCGGCTCCCAATAAGGCCACGGTAACATCTTTACGTTTGTAATGTCTACGATCACCCTGAAAAAGATTTAaatagtgaaaatatttttatatactattatatGACTACTTTTTATAAAGTATAGAAATgactttttttcatatatgtacatacctgcgGTAACTTTAGCACCTTTCTCAAGCGCTGAATTCGACGCGTACAATATCCTCTATAACGCTGATAGTCTCCATGCCTAAGACCGTGCTGTTGTTGTGCGTCTCTTATAATACGCAgaactgatatatatatttaaggaaaATTTGCAACCACAATAATATTTCTTAAGATATTTCAAATTCgtttaaattttgaacattttatatataaatttatatctttGGATTTAATCGTTAAAGACAATATCCTTTATATAGTATCTTTATGAAGATGTATTGACAGTACACACGGTTATGTATGTGTACTTCCATATTGTACAAGTTGGGTGAAAGTAAGGTTATATTGAAAGGATACTCTCGATGGTGAAGGTATTTGTTCTGGAGGGCTCTTCTTCTGGGGGCGGAGGCTGCGCTGGTGGGGGCTCCGAAGACTCCGGGGGCCCCGCGGGGGCCGCGGCCGCCTCGACACCTCGCGGCATCTTTTACACCTGACACAGACACAGTGACACGTCCAAACGACTAAGCACACATATTATCAGCCATCATCattaatttgttaattatttgaCATTACACTATTAATACAATACTTAAactaatttatacatttaagcctttaacttaattatttttataattaataataaagtttttttttagatttggaTGTAAttcttttataattaattaaaatatttatttatgatcaaatacagcaaaaaatattttaattcattgtaatgaatgcaaatttgtccaattatatatataaaaacgaacgcGATGTGGGTATGTGCCGAAACGTGGAGACACAGCCAATCAAAATTGAGTTGTCAAGGAGATGCGGGAAAGCGTAGTAGTGGAAAAGTGGGGGGCTTGgagcgtcatgtgacgtcaggccgagtgaCAACAGGCATGGgtaacacatacacacatccacgaagacacacacacacacatattcattcatcatttcgaacgggttggatcggtgagcgtgtatTATGCATACACAAATTTTTACGATAAAtaatacgcgcgcgcgcgcCTGTAAAAatacgttacaatatatttatggtaattggactattcgtcacattggggtggtcacaaagacaatttttgccatgaaaatcgcgaatacacaatatttggcactcaagttctcgttactatgatagttaccgttagtatgatggacttttcggctgccagatgttccgttatagagattttagtgactttgtgacgagtaatttgtgaccagtaatcaccgaacctatatttatatataacatttaactttattttaattcgtgtatcaattcctttccgaaactacCCGATAAAATCAACGTGCACAATACTAGTTACCTATATTAACCTATTTAATCTTTGACTAAAATTgttatcaataaaatttcaaataattttaagtatttcgaatttcgatttattgaagtttaaaaaatttagtttgCTTTTCGTATTTACTTTCATAATATATGAAAGTACATTCTAATGAGTCATAGTATTTGTTAATCAATTTTTCTGCAATGTTTCAAAAAGCCAAATACCAGTTTATCAACATCGAAAGAGTGCAGTCCTTATTGCACGTCGTTGGTGGGCGCACGTGTTCAGTCACACTCTCTTATCATGGCAAACTTTAATGAAGATGTATCCAACTTGGTACTCAGATTGTACGAGATAGAAGCAGTCAAATTTGgcaatttcaaaatgaaaattggcGCCAATTCTCCCGTGTACTTCGACTTGAGGGTCATCGTCAGTCACCCTAGTATAATGGTAATTTTCCAATTTCATTCAATTCATGTGTAATAATATGCCTAATCAAAACCATTTGTTGTTATTGTAgtatctattgaaaatatacttagcttcaaatatatgtatattcgtttttgtagacatgtacatagattacattatgtattttattcatttttagaaAAAGATATCTGATCTTCTTTATGATTTTTCCATTCGCAATATAAAATGCGATCACCTATGCGGTGTGCCGTACACAGCACTTCCAATCGCGAGTATAATATCAGCTAACAATGAAATTCCTATGCTGATAAGACGCAAGGAGACCAAGGACTATGGCACCAAAAAGTTAATTGAAGGCCAATTCAAAGAAGGCGATAAATGCATCATAATTGAAGACGTTATCACGTCTGGCTCTAGCGTGCTGGAAACTGCTAAAGATCTGAGAGCTCATGGCCTGGAAGTCACCGATGCTGTGGTCCTCCTAAACCGACAACAAGGCGGAGAGCAGATACTGAGTGAAGGAAATATTAAAGTCAAGTCGCTCTTTACTATGACCGAACTGATTAGAATACTCGTCAAAGCCGGAAAAATTGAACCAACTATTGAAAAAATGGTCgaagaatatttaaaatcttcTCAGTTCCATTCATCAGGTATACTTATAATCAAATTTGGAACTTTATAATATAGTCATGTTTCTACATGcataatgtttatataattgctTTTACTTTCACTTTACTATTAAGATATTGCATGAATTAGGAGCATAATTTCGACAAGTACATATCGTTTTGGGTTTAACatgaaatatattcaattacatTTCAGACTTGAAAAAACCCAATGAAAGGCTAATCACATCGTTCGAGTCTAGACAACACATGGCAAGCAATCCCGTAGCTAAGAACCTCTTCAAACTAATGTGCGAGAAAAGGACTAATTTGTGTGTAGCAGCTGATCTTACATCGAGTTCCAAAATCCTCGATTTATTCGTCAAAGTCgcaccatacatatgtatttttaagacGCACATAGACATAGTCGAAGACTACACTGATGAATTCATCAACAAATTGACATCTTTAGCTAAAGAACAAAACGTCGTGCTGATGGAAGATAGAAAGTTCGGTGACATCGGTAATACGGTAGCCTTACAGTACACAAGCGGTATATATAAGATTGCAAACTGGGCTGATTTAGTGACGGTGCACGCCTCACCAGGCCCTGGAGTCATTAAGGGGATCAAAAACAACATGGCTAATAGAGAAAGAGGGATATTTTTAGTCATCGAAATGAGTTCCGAAGTACGTCATTTTAAAAatgagtaatttttttaataggatcaaaatattattgaagtttatttttgcAGGGTAATCTACTGACGTCACAGTATAGGGAAGCTGCAATGAAAATGGTGCTTGATGAGTCCGAAACGGTTGCTGGGATCGTTTGTCAGAGTAGAGATGTTTTGTCATCACCTGGAATAATACAACTCACTCCTGGAGTACAGTTGAATGCGTCCAAAGACGGTTTAGGACAAAATTACAACTCTCCTGAGGATGTTGTGATTAAACGGGGTGCCGATATTGCCGTTGTGGGTCGAGGAATCATAGTATCGGAAGATCCTGCAAAAGAAGCCAAAATCTATAGGGATAAATTGTGGGAAGCATATGAAAAGCGTATTAGTAATAAATGAGCAAAATTTTATTCCATGTATTTcagattattatatacatattttcatacaacttgtaataaatatactatgaattttattttaaatttttttaagtacCTGACCGCTACTAAAACAGATGCACAGTCGAATTGTGGATTTTAAGTACCTATCAAATATTATAAGCTAATTATATACTAATTAAACTTATCTATGTTTGTAtggcttaagatctttcaagCAAGATGacaataatgtcaaattttaattgtgaatgtgcatacatacatttttatggtTTGAATTTAGTTTTAACTTAgtcttaatattaaattaatttgagtattttaaaaataatgagctgtcgtaataaaaaaaaacgagattatttcaatataaattaaatagttcaatgaagtaaaaataatttgagtaattaaatacatatgcatatgttcgGCAAGGAATGTTTAATTATATATCACAGGTGAAAAACATCAGCAAAAAGAATTAATTAGACAGATCTGTAAGCAGAGTCGATTCCAACATATCTTCGTTGACCGTTTGAAAATGTAGTGTTTCATCCAGATTATTAGACAAACACGCGATAGAGTAATCTAGATCCAAATCGTACGTCAACATAACTTCTTTCTGCTGTAGCTCATCCAAAAGGTTCAGAAGAACATcctaaaaaattattcataattatattttcacaaaaaatgttAAGATTACTCGAAGATAAACAACGCTTACTGTAGATTCTTTAAAATTTCCAATGTTACTGTAGTTTGCATCCTCTTCTGGGAATTTCTCACAGAGTGATTTCAATTTGCCTTGACATTTTTCATTCCACATCTTTGCAGAAGAATCGTCCTTGATGTGATTCGAATATATTCTAAAACATTTGATACcatattatcaatttattaaataaataacactaaAAGTCTTCATTGAATAATTTGACATGTACAAGATCTGAAATGTGTACACCGTATAATTCAAAGTACTAACTTTTTTATTCTCAATCTAGCAGCTTCGTCTCCATGAAGCACTGCAAGCGAAGCAATCGCTTCGGTATCACCAGCTCGACCACTAGCTAAAGATGCAGCTCGTCTAGGTATATTAACAGCACACCGTATTGTTTCTCCTGGCTTAACAATCACTTGATTAGGCGTGACAAACACTTCATCCCCCAAATTTCGGTATTTCCCTAAAAAACAAAAACCCACTCATCACCCATGCAAATAATTCACAATCTAAATTCAACGCTCAGATTGCATACATTTAAGTTCaatgttaaataaaacaaaaccaaGCGTAGATCCTTTATTCCATATAGTGAAGTATATCTGCTTGTTAGGTCCGGAATTATTCAACGATCCCAAAGGTAAACCTTGAGAGCCTGCATGTCGAAATACACCATCTTTGAATACTAGTTTGGACTGTCCACCGATGCCGTGTAAAGGTGCCTTTaatacaacacatacatatatgtaactaacTATAAATTAATCACAGAGATGACTATTAAACAGTATATAAAGTATATGTACCTTAAATAAAAGCCTTGGTTCATTTGTTTGATTGTCTCTAGAGTTCGGATTGTATCGTTTGGCAATTCTTAAAGTGCCCGTGAATCCACCGATGCGGGTCGGCTTGAACTCCAAATGTAAGCTGCGACACTCTTGAGGTTGCAGAGTGAACATGAGAGATGAGACGACGCCATTATCGGAGAGTAcctgaaaattttattacattacgcTTTAAGCACAAATGATACGTCGAAGACTTCAAACTGATTATATTGAAAGATGTATCACCTTAAATCCTTCACCGATCACTGTGACTATGACTCGCATCTTTTTAGCAGTCGCCACATTTTTAAACGTAATATCCCGAGACTTTCCCTCGCCGACTTTCAATGAACCCCAAGACAATTCCTTTTTGGTTGATTTTAAAACGGCTTCCTGAAATAATACGACACACCATTTAAGTTCCtgacatatataggtataaattaacacatatttcactcatatttgtttcaaataaaatagaCCTGAACTTGAGACGAAACACTTTCCACGCTATAAGCCGATTGTTGTGATGGACAACGTGAAGAGGCCGACGTTCCAATCAAATCGACGATCTCAGTTGTGTACAATGTCTCAAAAACGAGGGCACTATAAAATGAAAgcatattaaaatttgttcCAATACAGCATTATATATTTGTGTGTTGCAATTGAATACCGTCTTATGTCTTGCAATGCATCGTTGTGTGGACAAGTGATTCTTATGCTTGTTTTTTCATCAGGCCTCAATGTAACGTGTGTTTgatctattttaaaaatattttcctcaCATGGTATTAGAGATATGGACGTGCTTATGGGGTCTTTATTGTACGAAGAAGCTATGTATATGTTGTAATCCATTGGAATTGATCCTGCATTGAACATTTCGATGACTTCCATTGAacctatataaaaaattgagattttttaaaaataaaatatattttttaatttataccaggtaaGCCTAACAagtaatcccaatgcgcctttctggataGAAATTTGATGCTagttttattagtattatacaaatcaattaacatctatggtcaaatttgtaaatttgcagcattttatataattaagcgaaattcgagattgctaaaaactcgagatttgcgagaaaatgggtaaggttgccaatttgttggaaccgtttcaatgaaaaccagataaattggcaaattctgggaggaaacgatcgacctggagtcacaaatccaaagtctggccagccgaaaacagtgggatttgaacctgtgaccactttgttcaaagcattatatgctaaccactagtctattctaaaGTAAATGCAATTTACTTCagaacatacgtatatatgtatatataggtacatatatagagtGTTATTGATACATTTGAGAATACTCTCATGATTGAGGGGTAATGGTTAATATGTAGTAATGATTATATTGCTGGTTATAACAACTAAAGATGCAGTGTATTACAATCAAACACAACTATTATTAAATGAGATTAAAAAGATCAACTTTTTACTATtctatatttcaattaaaaagcgCAATTACCTGAAGAAATAGTAACTGTATCAGATTTTTGACTGTTTCGTAAGAGAAGAGCTGTTGTCCCGATACTCGCCATGATCGGAACACTTTGAATGAGCGTAGACTTGTTTTTTATCATGAAAGAGATATCCAAAACACCTTCGATCGACTGAATATTATctgtaaaaatttttaaaatcaaaaacacAGATTCAACCAATTCAATAGAAGGACAGAAACTTACCATTGTCTAACTTTGTAGCGTCAAACACGATCAGAGCTATTAAAGCAGCTTTCTTATTATGTGGTAGAACGTATTCCTTTTGCAATGTAGACAAATCCTTCGAAGTAGAGAGCGATTGCTTTTGAGAATAAAAACGAAACCTTTCTTCGGCAACGTCCTCCGGCACGACTTCAATATTGGTTATTTCAAAAACATCGCCCTTCGTGTTTCTAACATTCAGTTGTAACGGAACGTCTACCGTAGACTCGTTCCAAAGTATCACCGACATGCTCGTCTCCCATTCTTTGGGTATGGTGGGAAATTCAAGACC includes:
- the eIF3d1 gene encoding eukaryotic translation initiation factor 3 subunit d1; amino-acid sequence: MSDSTTVEAPPAEAGATPSPQLEETEAEATEAAAAEAAEAAAAENGAAPLLSALAAPEDSNSAEESNSGVATFNAPVIQDNPFGWGPCEVLARFRDMPYQPFSKGDRLGKISDWTCMQDKRYANKYTSQFGGGNQYAYFHEEDETTFHLVDTSREPRPPYQRGRFRGNQRGRGRGRGLPPLGGRGKPRDPKRMKRWGPRGAPHKIRDASVTVKPDWVTIEEMDFLRLSKLSLPGVKDGEDISCCGTLEYYDKMYDRVNVKHEKPLQMIDRIFHTVTTTDDPIIRKLSKTVGTVYATDTILATIMCCTRSNYSWDVVIEKIGDKVFMDKRDGTEFDLLTVNETSVEPPQDESTSLNSPQNLALEATFINHNFSQQVLRSAAGEARFKFPEPNPFIAEDEEGEVASVGYRYRKWDLNNDVVLVARCEHDAVVYGPTGELQFLTVKALNEWDSKAANGVEWRQKLDTQRGAVLANELRNNACKLAKWTVQALLAGSDHIKFGYVSRAMVRDSSRHVILGTQQYKPSEVAAQINLSMDNAWGILRCIVDICLKQKDGKYLIMKDPNKPMIRLYDIPDNTFESDGSEESGDDMPENTFSPAYAPNIGVGGVGISTGSSGGSFVGQKRM
- the LOC143920930 gene encoding INO80 complex subunit C; translation: MGNEQEKKFVFKVAKFEHTSKSNNKKRAWRSLKQILTMERALIWPDDAVLYYSINAPPSFKPNRKYSDISGLMAPYTDPYSKLFYANVDEYATIQKLPMDISAGYLQLRGASSII
- the Srp68 gene encoding signal recognition particle 68 isoform X2, encoding MPRGVEAAAAPAGPPESSEPPPAQPPPPEEEPSRTNTFTIEILRIIRDAQQQHGLRHGDYQRYRGYCTRRIQRLRKVLKLPQGDRRHYKRKDVTVALLGAARADERLLRAPLILAERCWAHAMQLRQESNTEPRKRFHLVSRLRKACVYALQLQELCDSPHCDARTKLEAQAYVAWIHGSLHFELQLWKPAAENLKKAQVVYEKLLATLSEDEQLIYKQKIDELAPSLRYCAYNIGDKSAIDDLLQMRGQGMVDNLDALMAQARESRVGSLQEVEWRGRRITVRPEKTRLFLLALQDLDKTVERAPNCLAKIELIENALMDCKDAISAVKDEVKMDPKLRSSSGAPLPGVQNLLSYLTYVRLTRTIERNQYLVDQAREALENKTQLEGKKVRPHDLTRLYEIILQTVNELQSLVGFEDDAVYQKEIVMIAKAYKAFRCFYIAEVLLTLRRWSEAFALYDRANTYATDCLSKKLEDKKLSEKLEALKKSIISSKCSAHAQSILADEDDEAVTQSGKRQKHKKPLVDRLTEYAEDSNVLTKNPNVFKLPPEMEAIPCKPLFFDLACNFVEFPSLEDKMGNEKKQGAGLTGFVKGFLGWGGK
- the Srp68 gene encoding signal recognition particle 68 isoform X1, with translation MPRGVEAAAAPAGPPESSEPPPAQPPPPEEEPSRTNTFTIEILRIIRDAQQQHGLRHGDYQRYRGYCTRRIQRLRKVLKLPQGDRRHYKRKDVTVALLGAARADERLLRAPLILAERCWAHAMQLRQESNTEPRKRFHLVSRLRKACVYALQLQELCDSPHCDARTKLEAQAYVAWIHGSLHFELQLWKPAAENLKKAQVVYEKLLATLSEDEQLIYKQKIDELAPSLRYCAYNIGDKSAIDDLLQMRGQGMVDNLDALMAQARLESRVGSLQEVEWRGRRITVRPEKTRLFLLALQDLDKTVERAPNCLAKIELIENALMDCKDAISAVKDEVKMDPKLRSSSGAPLPGVQNLLSYLTYVRLTRTIERNQYLVDQAREALENKTQLEGKKVRPHDLTRLYEIILQTVNELQSLVGFEDDAVYQKEIVMIAKAYKAFRCFYIAEVLLTLRRWSEAFALYDRANTYATDCLSKKLEDKKLSEKLEALKKSIISSKCSAHAQSILADEDDEAVTQSGKRQKHKKPLVDRLTEYAEDSNVLTKNPNVFKLPPEMEAIPCKPLFFDLACNFVEFPSLEDKMGNEKKQGAGLTGFVKGFLGWGGK